One region of Passer domesticus isolate bPasDom1 chromosome 19, bPasDom1.hap1, whole genome shotgun sequence genomic DNA includes:
- the LIG3 gene encoding DNA ligase 3 isoform X1: protein MPAGGRTLSHAARALGPGAALRCPHAPLPSPRPLSRPAAARPACCWQLPVRAASPQRRGAVAFAASLLLGSWLRSAAGMAEQRYCVDYAKRGTAGCKKCKEKIVKGMVRIGKIVPNPFTESGGDMKEWYHVKCIFEKLDKARATTKKIEDITDLEGWEELQDEEKETINKYISEASSKTGGTPKKKVIVQAKLTPTGQLTTKDPPKKFSGFSAKPKTAEEAPAGAPRPSLSAARCDPGHKDCLLREFRKLCAMVADKPSYNVKTQIIQDFLRKGSAGDGFHGDVYLTIKLLLPGVIKIVYNLNDKQIVKLFSRIFNCNQEEMVRDLEQGDVSETIRIFFEQSKTCPPAPKSLLTIQEVDEFLIQLSKLTKEDDQQSVLQQISRRCTGNDLKCIIRLIKHDLKMNAGAKHVLDALDPNAYEAFKASRNLQDVVERVLQNQQEAEKVPGLKRTLSVQASLMTPVQPMLAEACKSIEYAMKKCPNGMYAEIKYDGERVQVHKNGDHFSYFSRSLKPVLPHKVAHFKDFIPQAFPGGQSMILDSEVLLIDNKTGKPLPFGTLGVHKKAAFQDANVCLFVFDCIYFNDISLMDRPLCERRKFLHDNMVEIPNRILFSEMKHVTKASDLADMITRVIREGLEGLVLKDIKGNYEPGKRHWLKVKKDYLNEGAMADTADLVVLGAFYGQGSKGGMMSIFLMGCYDPKTEKWCTVTKCSGGHDDATLARLQTELDMVKISKDPSKIPRWLKINKIYYPDFIVPDPKKAPVWEITGAEFSKAEAHTADGISIRFPRCTRIRDDKDWQTATNLQQLKELYQLSKEKADFSVTAGEEDESTAGSSGENDGNSRSSTPHSSIKSPPSKSPAKAQKAEDSKGVTGSPEKSEEKRGEKRKASEMEDNGKKLPLLDIFTGVRLYLAPSVKDFERIRRYFIAFDGDLVAEPDTASATHVIGDTAEHPGAQRVTPRWIWECIRKRRLVAPC, encoded by the exons ATGCCCGCGGGCGGCAGGACGCTGTCACACGCCGCCCGCGCTCTCGGCCCGGGCGCGGCGCTGCGCTGCCCTCACGCCCCGCTCCCCTCGCCCAGGCCGCTctcccgccccgccgcggcccGCCCcgcctgctgctggcagctgccggTCCGTGCGGCGTCCCCGCAGCGGCGCGGGGCTGTCGCGTTCGCCGCGtcgctgctgctgggcagctggctgcGCTCGGCCGCGGGCATGGCGGAGCAGCGGTACTGCGTGGACTACGCCAAGCGCGGCACGGCGGGGTGCAAGAAGTGCAAGGAGAAGATCGTGAAGGGCATGGTGCGCATCGGGAAGATCGTTCCCAATCCTTTCACCGAGTCCGGCGGGGACATGAAGGAGTGGTACCATGTCAAGTGCATCTTTGAGAAGCTGGACAAGGCCCGGGCCACCACCAAGAAAATCGAGGACATCACAGATTTGGAGGGGTGGGAAGAACTGCAGGATGAGGAGAAAGAAACAATCAACAAGTACATCTCAG aagCCAGTTCCAAGACTGGAGGTACCCCAAAGAAAAAGGTGATAGTGCAGGCAAAACTGACTCCCACAGGACAGCTGACCACAAAAGATCCACCAAAGAAATTCTCTGGATTCTCTG CCAAGCCCAAGACTGCAGAGGAGGCCCCTGCGGGTGCCCCGCGGCCCAGCCTGTCTGCAGCCAGGTGTGACCCCGGGCACAAGGACTGCCTGCTGCGCGAGTTCCGCAAGCTCTGCGCCATGGTGGCCGACAAGCCCAGCTACAACGTGAAAACTCAGATCATCCAGGACTTCCTCAGGAAGGGGTCTGCAGGAG atggtTTTCATGGTGATGTATATCTGACCATTAAGTTGCTGTTACCAGGTGTCATTAAAATAGTTTACAACTTGAATGATAAGCAGATTGTAAAGCTGTTCAGCAGGATTTTTAACTGCAACCAGGAAGAAATGGTCCGGGACCTGGAGCAG GGAGATGTTTCTGAGACCATCCGGATCTTCTTCGAGCAGAGCAAGACCTGTCCTCCAGCACCCAAGAGCCTGCTGACCATCCAGGAGGTCGATGAGTTCCTCATCCAGCTGTCCAAGCTCACCAAGGAGGATGACCAGCAGAGTGTCCTGCAGCAGATCAGCCGCAG gTGTACGGGCAACGACCTGAAGTGCATCATCAGGCTGATTAAGCATGACTTGAAAATGAATGCTGGAGCCAAGCATGT GTTGGATGCTCTGGATCCCAACGCCTACGAGGCGTTCAAGGCCTCGCGGAACCTGCAGGACGTGGTGGAGCGCGTGCTGCAGAACCAGCAGGAGGCTGAGAAGGTGCCAGGGCTCAAGAGGACCCTGAGCGTGCAGGCCTCGCTCATGACCCCCGTGCAGCCCATGCTG gctgaggCCTGCAAGTCCATCGAGTACGCCATGAAGAAGTGTCCCAACGGCATGTACGCCGAGATCAAGTACGACGGCGAGCGCGTGCAGGTGCACAAGAACGGCGACCACTTCAGCTACTTCAGCAGGAGCCTCAAGCCTGTGCTGCCCCACAAA gTAGCCCATTTTAAGGATTTCATCCCCCAGGCTTTCCCTGGTGGGCAAAGTATGATTCTGGATTCAGAAGTTCTCCTGATTGACAATAAAACTGGCAAGCCACTTCCTTTTGGGACTCTTGGTGTGcacaag AAAGCTGCTTTCCAGGATGCCAACGTTTGCCTCTTTGTGTTTGACTGCATCTACTTCAATGACATCAGCCTGATGGACAG GCCCCTGTGTGAACGGCGCAAGTTCCTGCACGACAACATGGTGGAGATCCCCAACAGGATCCTGTTCTCAGAGATGAAACATGTCACA AAAGCTTCAGATCTGGCAGACATGATCACCCGGGTCATCCGCgaggggctggaagggctgGTGCTGAAGGATATCAAG GGTAATTATGAGCCAGGGAAACGCCACTGGCTGAAGGTGAAGAAGGATTATCTCAACGAGGGGGCAATGGCTGACACTGCTGACCTGGTGGTGCTGGGGGCTTTCTATGGACAAGGCAGTAAAG gTGGGATGATGTCCATCTTCCTCATGGGCTGCTACGACCCCAAGACTGAGAAGTGGTGCACAGTGACCAAGTGCTCTGGTGGCCACGATGACGCCACTCTGGCacgtctgcagacagagctggacATGGTGAAGATCAGCAAG GATCCTAGTAAAATTCCAAGGTGgctaaaaattaacaaaatctACTACCCAGACTTCATTGTCCCAGATCCAAAG AAAGCCCCGGTGTGGGAGATCACGGGGGCCGAGTTCTCCAAGGCCGAGGCGCACACCGCGGACGGGATCTCCATCCGCTTCCCGCGCTGCACGCGCATCCGCGACGACAAGGACTGGCAGACAGCCACCAACCTGCAGCAGCTCAAG GAGCTGTACCAGCTCTCCAAGGAGAAGGCTGATTTCAGTGTTACAGCTGGGGAGGAAGATGAgtccacagctggcagcagtggAGAGAATGATGGGAATTCCAGGTCTTCCACACCTCACAGCAGTATTAAGAGTCCCCCAAGCAAGTCACCTGCAAAAGCCCAGAAGGCAGAAG ATAGCAAAGGAGTCACTGGATCCCCTGAAAAATCCGAGGAGAAACGAGGGGAGAAGAGAAAAGCATCTGAGATGGAGGACAACGGGAAGAAG ctgccactgctggaCATTTTCACGGGGGTGAGGCTCTACCTGGCTCCCTCTGTGAAGGACTTTGAGCGGATCCGCCGCTACTTCATCGCCTTCGACGGGGACCTGGTGGCAGAGCCGGACACGGCCTCGGCCACCCACGTGATTGGGGACACTGCCGAGCACCCCGGGGCGCAGCGGGTGACCCCCAGGTGGATCTGGGAGTGCATCCGCAAGCGCAGGCTGGTGGCACCGTGCtag
- the LIG3 gene encoding DNA ligase 3 isoform X2 has translation MAEQRYCVDYAKRGTAGCKKCKEKIVKGMVRIGKIVPNPFTESGGDMKEWYHVKCIFEKLDKARATTKKIEDITDLEGWEELQDEEKETINKYISEASSKTGGTPKKKVIVQAKLTPTGQLTTKDPPKKFSGFSAKPKTAEEAPAGAPRPSLSAARCDPGHKDCLLREFRKLCAMVADKPSYNVKTQIIQDFLRKGSAGDGFHGDVYLTIKLLLPGVIKIVYNLNDKQIVKLFSRIFNCNQEEMVRDLEQGDVSETIRIFFEQSKTCPPAPKSLLTIQEVDEFLIQLSKLTKEDDQQSVLQQISRRCTGNDLKCIIRLIKHDLKMNAGAKHVLDALDPNAYEAFKASRNLQDVVERVLQNQQEAEKVPGLKRTLSVQASLMTPVQPMLAEACKSIEYAMKKCPNGMYAEIKYDGERVQVHKNGDHFSYFSRSLKPVLPHKVAHFKDFIPQAFPGGQSMILDSEVLLIDNKTGKPLPFGTLGVHKKAAFQDANVCLFVFDCIYFNDISLMDRPLCERRKFLHDNMVEIPNRILFSEMKHVTKASDLADMITRVIREGLEGLVLKDIKGNYEPGKRHWLKVKKDYLNEGAMADTADLVVLGAFYGQGSKGGMMSIFLMGCYDPKTEKWCTVTKCSGGHDDATLARLQTELDMVKISKDPSKIPRWLKINKIYYPDFIVPDPKKAPVWEITGAEFSKAEAHTADGISIRFPRCTRIRDDKDWQTATNLQQLKELYQLSKEKADFSVTAGEEDESTAGSSGENDGNSRSSTPHSSIKSPPSKSPAKAQKAEDSKGVTGSPEKSEEKRGEKRKASEMEDNGKKLPLLDIFTGVRLYLAPSVKDFERIRRYFIAFDGDLVAEPDTASATHVIGDTAEHPGAQRVTPRWIWECIRKRRLVAPC, from the exons ATGGCGGAGCAGCGGTACTGCGTGGACTACGCCAAGCGCGGCACGGCGGGGTGCAAGAAGTGCAAGGAGAAGATCGTGAAGGGCATGGTGCGCATCGGGAAGATCGTTCCCAATCCTTTCACCGAGTCCGGCGGGGACATGAAGGAGTGGTACCATGTCAAGTGCATCTTTGAGAAGCTGGACAAGGCCCGGGCCACCACCAAGAAAATCGAGGACATCACAGATTTGGAGGGGTGGGAAGAACTGCAGGATGAGGAGAAAGAAACAATCAACAAGTACATCTCAG aagCCAGTTCCAAGACTGGAGGTACCCCAAAGAAAAAGGTGATAGTGCAGGCAAAACTGACTCCCACAGGACAGCTGACCACAAAAGATCCACCAAAGAAATTCTCTGGATTCTCTG CCAAGCCCAAGACTGCAGAGGAGGCCCCTGCGGGTGCCCCGCGGCCCAGCCTGTCTGCAGCCAGGTGTGACCCCGGGCACAAGGACTGCCTGCTGCGCGAGTTCCGCAAGCTCTGCGCCATGGTGGCCGACAAGCCCAGCTACAACGTGAAAACTCAGATCATCCAGGACTTCCTCAGGAAGGGGTCTGCAGGAG atggtTTTCATGGTGATGTATATCTGACCATTAAGTTGCTGTTACCAGGTGTCATTAAAATAGTTTACAACTTGAATGATAAGCAGATTGTAAAGCTGTTCAGCAGGATTTTTAACTGCAACCAGGAAGAAATGGTCCGGGACCTGGAGCAG GGAGATGTTTCTGAGACCATCCGGATCTTCTTCGAGCAGAGCAAGACCTGTCCTCCAGCACCCAAGAGCCTGCTGACCATCCAGGAGGTCGATGAGTTCCTCATCCAGCTGTCCAAGCTCACCAAGGAGGATGACCAGCAGAGTGTCCTGCAGCAGATCAGCCGCAG gTGTACGGGCAACGACCTGAAGTGCATCATCAGGCTGATTAAGCATGACTTGAAAATGAATGCTGGAGCCAAGCATGT GTTGGATGCTCTGGATCCCAACGCCTACGAGGCGTTCAAGGCCTCGCGGAACCTGCAGGACGTGGTGGAGCGCGTGCTGCAGAACCAGCAGGAGGCTGAGAAGGTGCCAGGGCTCAAGAGGACCCTGAGCGTGCAGGCCTCGCTCATGACCCCCGTGCAGCCCATGCTG gctgaggCCTGCAAGTCCATCGAGTACGCCATGAAGAAGTGTCCCAACGGCATGTACGCCGAGATCAAGTACGACGGCGAGCGCGTGCAGGTGCACAAGAACGGCGACCACTTCAGCTACTTCAGCAGGAGCCTCAAGCCTGTGCTGCCCCACAAA gTAGCCCATTTTAAGGATTTCATCCCCCAGGCTTTCCCTGGTGGGCAAAGTATGATTCTGGATTCAGAAGTTCTCCTGATTGACAATAAAACTGGCAAGCCACTTCCTTTTGGGACTCTTGGTGTGcacaag AAAGCTGCTTTCCAGGATGCCAACGTTTGCCTCTTTGTGTTTGACTGCATCTACTTCAATGACATCAGCCTGATGGACAG GCCCCTGTGTGAACGGCGCAAGTTCCTGCACGACAACATGGTGGAGATCCCCAACAGGATCCTGTTCTCAGAGATGAAACATGTCACA AAAGCTTCAGATCTGGCAGACATGATCACCCGGGTCATCCGCgaggggctggaagggctgGTGCTGAAGGATATCAAG GGTAATTATGAGCCAGGGAAACGCCACTGGCTGAAGGTGAAGAAGGATTATCTCAACGAGGGGGCAATGGCTGACACTGCTGACCTGGTGGTGCTGGGGGCTTTCTATGGACAAGGCAGTAAAG gTGGGATGATGTCCATCTTCCTCATGGGCTGCTACGACCCCAAGACTGAGAAGTGGTGCACAGTGACCAAGTGCTCTGGTGGCCACGATGACGCCACTCTGGCacgtctgcagacagagctggacATGGTGAAGATCAGCAAG GATCCTAGTAAAATTCCAAGGTGgctaaaaattaacaaaatctACTACCCAGACTTCATTGTCCCAGATCCAAAG AAAGCCCCGGTGTGGGAGATCACGGGGGCCGAGTTCTCCAAGGCCGAGGCGCACACCGCGGACGGGATCTCCATCCGCTTCCCGCGCTGCACGCGCATCCGCGACGACAAGGACTGGCAGACAGCCACCAACCTGCAGCAGCTCAAG GAGCTGTACCAGCTCTCCAAGGAGAAGGCTGATTTCAGTGTTACAGCTGGGGAGGAAGATGAgtccacagctggcagcagtggAGAGAATGATGGGAATTCCAGGTCTTCCACACCTCACAGCAGTATTAAGAGTCCCCCAAGCAAGTCACCTGCAAAAGCCCAGAAGGCAGAAG ATAGCAAAGGAGTCACTGGATCCCCTGAAAAATCCGAGGAGAAACGAGGGGAGAAGAGAAAAGCATCTGAGATGGAGGACAACGGGAAGAAG ctgccactgctggaCATTTTCACGGGGGTGAGGCTCTACCTGGCTCCCTCTGTGAAGGACTTTGAGCGGATCCGCCGCTACTTCATCGCCTTCGACGGGGACCTGGTGGCAGAGCCGGACACGGCCTCGGCCACCCACGTGATTGGGGACACTGCCGAGCACCCCGGGGCGCAGCGGGTGACCCCCAGGTGGATCTGGGAGTGCATCCGCAAGCGCAGGCTGGTGGCACCGTGCtag